CTATTCACGAATTTAACTACGGACGCAGAAACTGAGGTTAAGAAAGTAGAGGAACCTGAGGTTGCGGCAGAGACGACGATTTCGAAGCGAGAAATACCGAATTCAATGGTTGAAGTGAGCGAGGGACATCGAGCAATCTCGCTAAATGTTGAGTTAGCGAGCGGAGTTTCAGGTTATGTGCAGCCGAATGACTTCGTTGATGTCATTGCTTATGAAACAAAGATTGATGAAGAAAAGAAGGAATTCAAATCTGCGGTCCTTATACTGCAAAGTGTAAAAGTCCTAACGTCAGGTAAGGCGCCTGACAGCATGGAAGAAGCTCTCCATTATGAAACAGTCACTCTCGAAGTCACTCCGGAGCAAGGAGTAAGCTTAAGTCTAGCCGCTAAGGATAAGGACGGATTTTACCTCATGTTACGGAATGGTAAAGATGATGGAACAGTGAAAGAAGGACTAAAAGAAACAAGACAGGTTTATAAGGAGAATGAATAACAATGGATCTAAACTGGTATTTTTATTCTGATACAAATGCGCGTGCAGATGAATTAGAAGCGCTACTTATGAAGAAGAGTCATACTTTAAAAAGTTTTCATCTGTTAGAGGATCTTTTTCATCAGCTTGAGCGAATGCCTCATACTATTCTCTTTCTTAAAGCGAATACGGCTTATAACGTATATGATCTTTGTCAGGAAATATCAGTAAAATTCCCTTCCACCTATTTGGTTATTATCGTACCTGAAAATATGGAAAATACGAAAAAAGCTATGCGAGTTGGAGCTTCAAATATGCTAACGTATTCTTCTGATTCAGAAGAGATCAATGAAGTGATTATTCAAGCTCAATCATTTGTGAAACAACGTGCTAACCAGAAGGGAAGCGCTCATCCTCATCTCCAAAAGAAAAACAGCCGAGTGATGGCAGTATGTAGTTCTAAGGGTGGGGTTGGTAAAACGACCTTATCTGTCAATCTAGCAAATGCTTTTGTGAAAGACGGAAAGAGCGTAGTGATTTTAGATGCGAATTTTCAGTTTGGAGATGTTTCGATGTACGTGGATTTGAAGCCGAAAAGGTCGGTTTATGAATGGGTAAAGGAAGGGGTTGAGCGAGAACGCTACGGAATTGAAAATTATTTAACGCACCATTCAAGTGGTGTTGCCATTCTCGCCACCCCTCCTAGACCGGAATTTTTTGAGATCATAACCGAGGATCACCTGGAGCTAGCCGTTAGTGAACTACGTAAAAGCTATGACGTTATTCTGATTGATACCCCGACGTACATTTCCGAGATTCATCTCAAAAGTCTTATGCTCTGTGATGATATTCTCTTAGTCACAACGGGTGATTTACCAGTACTAAGGAATACGAAACTTTACCTGGATATGCTGGAATCCCTGCAACTAAATGAGAAGGTCAAGATTATTTTAAATAGAGACTCCAAGCACCGCGTCATAGAAGTGAAGCGAATGGAAAGCATTCTTCAAGAGCCAGTCTATGTTTCGTTGCCAGATCAAGGAGTACACATAGCTACAACGATTAATGAAGGTCTTCCACTAGTGATGAAAAATGGGCGGAATGCTTTTTCTAAAGGTATGTTCATCCTTGCGCATCAATTAATCCCTGTTAGTAGTGAAGTAGAGAAAAAGCCAAAACGATTCGCTCTGAGTCGATGAAGGGGGAGTTCCGTTGTCACTTTTCAAACGATATGCCGAAGAAGAGTCATCAATAGTTGAAGAGCGAAAAGAAGTGCCGATCGTGAATACGGTTGAATACAAGCAAGTAGAAACGAAATTGCAAACCTTTTTGCTAGATGAACTAAAAAAGCACCAGTTTCAAGCTGAAGAAGAATCGAAGAAAATTCGAGAGTGGGGAAAGCTCTTTTTAGATAACGAAGCTGAAAGGCTTACCTTTGAAGAAAAGAAACGAATTCTTGAATCAGTAGAGCACGAATTGCTCGGATATGGACCAATTACGCCATTACTGGAAGATGACACTGTTTCAGAAGTGATGGTGAACGGCGCAGATGCCATTTATTATGAACAGTATGGAAAATTGAAGAAAAGCTTTCTCACTTTTCGAGATGATGATCATTTAAGTCGTGTGATCGAACGAATTGTTTCTCCTATCGGAAGAAGAATAGATGAAAGCTCTCCGATGGTGGATGCGCGACTTCCTGATGGATCACGTGTAAATGCCGTTATTCCACCCCTTTCCTTGACTGGGCCGTCCCTTACGATAAGAAAATTCTCTGCTACGCCTCTTCAAATGAATGATCTTATCAATTATCAGACTCTAAGTGAAGACATGGCGGAGTTTCTAGAAATTTGTGTTCAATCGAGATTAAATGTCTTTATTAGCGGTGGAACTGGCTCGGGAAAAACATCAACACTTAATGTGCTTTCTTCCTTTATCCCGAACGATGAGCGAATTGTAACGATTGAAGATGCAGCAGAGTTGAACTTATCTCAGGAGCACATTGTTTCATTAGAATCGCGGCCTCCTAATATTGAAGGCAAGGGGGAGATTTCGATTCGAGAGCTTGTCCGGAATGCGCTGAGAATGCGACCTGATCGCATTGTTGTTGGTGAGGTCCGTGGGGCGGAGGCGCTTGATATGCTTCAGGCAATGAATACAGGGCATGACGGCAGTCTTAGTACAGGACATGCCAATTCACCAAGAGATATGTTGTCACGACTTGAAACAATGGTGTTGATGGCTGGGTTTGATTTACCTTTACGAGCGATTCGAGAGCAAATTGCTAATGCACTGGATCTTATTGTTCAACAGGCTAGAATGAAGGATGGATCCAGGAAGATCACCCGTATTACCGAGGTGATTGGTATGGAAGAAAACATCATTGTTCTTCAAGATTTGTTTGTTTATAAGGAAACGGGACGAAACAGCGATGGTAACGTAGAAGGGCATTTTGAAACAACCGGGGTAAGACCGAATGTATCAGAGCTTCTTGAACAAAATGGCTACAAGATTTCATCATCTTGGTTTAAAGAGGTGTGGTGAAATGAATGATTGGGTTCTCCTTCTACTGATTTTTGTTTCAGTGACCTTACTCTTTTATTTGATTTCCAAAGGGGTTATGAGAAAGAAAAAAACCAGTGAGCGAATTAAGCGGTTTATCCCACAAGCCATCGCTGTCACTGAGGTTAAGGAAAAACAGAAGAATGAAACATTTAGAAAATGGATTGGTTCATTTGCGAAAGCATTTTCTGGCATACAGTTTAGCCAAAAAACAAAGAAATCTCTTGAACAATCGGGAAGTTCATTAAAAGCAGAAGAGTTCTTTGTTATTCGCATATTAAGTGCGATGGCAGTGGCTGGATTGCTCTATGTCCTTGGTGTACCATGGTTTGTTAGCATTCTATCGCTTTTGATCGGTTTTATTATTCCTGGTATCTATATCACGATTAAAGCAAGGAAGAGAATCAAACTACTATCCTATCAGCTTGTTGAGGCACTTGGTACGATGTCCAACTCGATGAGGGCAGGGTTTAGCTTCGTACAGACGATGCAACTCATTGGGAAAGAAATGCCAGATCCGATTGGTCCAGAATTTGATCGTACTGTTCGTGAAATTGGAATGGGTATACCTATGGAAACCGTGTTTCAAAGCCTGTTAGAACGTTTACCAAATAAAGAGCTTGAAGTTGTTATACAAGCGATCCTTGCGCAACGTAAAAGCGGTGGGAATCTGGCGCAGCTTATGGATACGATGGAAGATACTATTCGTGGGAGGATCCGGATTCTCGAAGAACTAAAGACGTTGACAGCACAAGGAAAGTTATCATCCTGGATCATTACTGCTCTCCCTCTTGTGATGGGAATCTACCTCTATTTTGTAAGTCCTGAATACATTGAACCAATGCTTACCTATCCATTGGGCTGGTTTCTTCTAGCAACAGGGGCGATTTCACTATTAATCGGCTGGTTTTTAATTCAAAAGATTGTTCGGATTGAGGTGTAACCAATGATTGCTATTCTGTTTATGCTTTGTACGATGGTTTGTTTCGTATTGTTTATTGCTGCCCTTCTTAAAACCGTTTATCGAAAAGAACTTGCTCTTGAATCTCGCGTTGAGCACTATTTTGGCAAGGAAGAAAAAATTCAACGTAAAACCGAAAAAAGAGAAAGTGGATCTTTCCATCCACTACTTCGTAAATATTGGGGAATGGGTATTGAACAGGTGAGTAAAACATTTGCAAGAAAGGATCGAAAGAAGTTAGATATGCTCCTCCATGAGGCTGGATATGGAAACCGTTCGGCAGTTGAATTCCGACTTATTCAACTTCTTCTCAGCATCGGTGGAGGGTTCTTAACTTACTTGCTTATGGCGCCTGTGACGGATGGAAATGCTTCTATGACACTTGTATTAGCACTTGGGGTTGTTTTCTTATTTTATCGATATCCTTTGTTTTACTTAGCGAAGAAAAAAACGCAGCGCGTTAAAATAATAGATATGGAAATGTCCGATTTCTTTGATATGGTAAGTCTACTTCTTGAAGCAGGCGTAGGACTTGAAGGGGCGATCCAAAATGTATGTGCAAGAAAGTCTGGCCCACTTGCGGATGAGTTTACTCAGGCTTTAGATGAGATGAAGCGAGGGAAATCGCGACGAGAAGCATTTTATAATTTAAAAAAACGTGTTCCTTCAGATTATTTTCAAAGTGTGATGATGTCGATTATTCAAGCCGATCATCTTGGGATCGGAATGTCAAAAGTTATTAAAAATATTACGGCACGCATTCGTGAACAGAGACGTGAACGAGCACGCGAGCAAGCGATGAAAGCTCCAGTTAAAATGCTCATACCTATGGTTCTCTTTATTTTTCCACCCCTCTTTATCATTATCCTTGGACCGATGGTAGTGAAGATCGTCGTGGAAGGCTTTGGTTAAGTGAAGACGAAGACCTCCATTTCTACTGCAATGCGAAATATCAATTTTTCTAAACGACGCTTCCATTTGGAGGTGTCGATTTTTGTATGTAGTAGAAAAAATACGAATACATAATTTCAAAATGATAAAATGGAAATAAGAAATTTCATCGAGGTTTGTATTTTAAGGAGGACAATAGATGCAACAGATTAAACAAATTGGCAATCGCTTTTATTACCAAACGCCCGTTTCCGAAACGGACCGACCGATTCTCGGAATGGTGATTGGAGATAGAAAGTCTCTGATGATCGATGCTGGGAATTCAGAGGACCATGCTCGTTATTTTCTAGAAGAGCTATCGGAAAAAGGAATCAAGGAACCAGACATCGTCGCGCTTACTCATTGGCATTGGGATCATATCTTTGGGTTATCAGCGCTTAAAGATGCTGTCTCTTTATCCTCGCATCAGACGAAAGAGGAAATTAGTAAGCTTATTCCATTAGGATGGTCTGATGATGAGTTGGATGAGCGGGTGAAAGAAGGCACTGAAATTGAATTTTGTGCAAATGCGATCAAGAAGGAATTTGTGAATTCTCGAGACATTACGATTACGCTACCAGATATAACGTTTGGAGAGAAAATAGAGATTGATCTTGGCGGTGTCACGTGTATTCTTCAGCCAGTTGGGGGCGATCATGCGGCTGATTCGGTTGTGGTTTATGTGAAGGAAGAGAAAATCCTATTTCTTGGAGACTGCTTTTATCCTGATATTTTTTCGGAAAAAGTCAATTACACTGTTAACACAACAAATCGACTGCTTGATCAGTTAGAAAGCTTTGATGCAGAATGGTTCATCTTATCACACGGGGAGGCAATCTCTAAGGAGGATTTTAAGAACGAAGTGAACCTTTTACGTGCTGTTGCTTCTATTACTGAGGAGTGCAATGGTGATGTTACACGTATGCAAAAGTTGTATGAGCATAACGTTGGCAGAGACTCACGTGAAGAGGAGCTTGTAGTGATTCAAGAATTTGCTAACGGGTATGCGATGTAAAAAGCGCTAGTTGGAATGACTTTCTTCAAAGAACGGAGTGGGATGTATGGCAATCATTCATGTAGAAAATGCTTATTACACACGTGAGAAACAGATGATTTTATCCGATATTTCTTTTTCCGTAGAGAAAGACCAACATCAGGCCATTATCGGATTAAATGGATCAGGTAAAACGACGCTACTTCAGTTAATCCACGGCTCGATCTGGCCACTGCTTCGCTATGATCCCATCGTTGAAGTATTAGGGCAGCGTCTTGGGAAAACTGATTTGAATGAACTTAGAAAATCTATTGGCTGGGTGAGCAACGCTTTCACTGAGCGTATCTCTCCGATGCAGGAAGTAACAGATGTTGTGATTAGCGGGAAGTTTGCCTCAGCTGGACTTTATGAGCAGGTGACGGAACAGGTAGAATCGCAAGCGATGAAGATGATGCAAGAATGGGGGATTGCTCATTTACGCGGTAAACCTTTTCGAATTTGCTCTCAAGGAGAGAAGCAGAAAATCTTGATAGCAAGAGCTTTGATGTCTTCGCCAAAGCTTCTTATTCTAGATGAACCGTGCAACGGACTTGATCTGTATTCACGCGAACAGTTATTAGCTCAGGTTGAACGACTTGGAAAAGAGGAAGATGGTCCAACCATATTGTATATCACTCATCATATTGAGGAGATTTGTCCCGTATTCACTCACGCTATGATTATGGAAAATGGTCGAATTGCAGTGAATGGCAAGAAGAAAGATGTGTTAACAGCTGAACATCTTAGTAAAAGTATGGGCGTCCCTTTAGAAGTGACGTGGAACAGAGAGCGGCCTTGGGTTCAGGTGATTTCAAATGAGATGAACCCAGCTTATCCATCTACATAAGGACCGTGTATCTCAAAAATGCCCAAATTCGTTCATCGCCAAAAGGAGGTATGTAGTGAAGGATTTTAATTCGCTAACGCATAAAGAAATCGCGATTCGATATACGGTATTGACGCTGTTTCTATCGTCTACGATTTTTATAGTGGATTACGACCTTTCACTGTGGTCATATGTCATATGCATGCTTCTATCGATATTTGGTATTGCGGTGAACTTATTGAAATGGAAACGTGGAAAAAAAGTTAACTTTACATCTAAAGATCATGTCATTCGCTCATGCGTTTTTTCTTTCATGGCTTTTCTCTTGTTGGTGCTGCCTTTTGGTTACTCTATTTGGTTGATGGTTCTTATCATTCTATCTCTTGTCATTGCCAATACGATTGGTTTCATGCGCATGCGGAATAGGTTACAAGAGGGGCAACGTCAGGGATAAAAGACCTGAATCATTTGGATTATTTTTCATGAAGATTCCTGGTTTTATCGCCATACAGTTAATTGAATGATGATAATTTTCTAATAATATATTGACTTTTATTCGATCACGAGATAACATTTGAACCAATCATTGTCATTTACAATTTGATAGCAACATTTCTTATCAAGAGAGGTGGAGGGACTGGCCCTATGAAGCTTCGGCAACCGATGAGATGATCCTTCATCTCATACTGTGCCAAATCCAGCAGGTTTATCCTGAAAGATAAGAAGACTGGCTTCGTACTTACAAACCTTTCTTCTTATGTTTTTAGAAGAGAGGTTTTTTGTGTTGAATTGGTTAGGGGGAATGCAGACGAATTTATTTGCTATTAATTCCGAGTAAACTACTTTCATTACATTGAATTAAATTTGAGTATTGTGAGGTGGATTGTATTGCAGTTACAGGTTGTGAATAGCCCTTTTGACAAAGAACAAACGGAGCTTTTAAATCGTCTATTACCAACATTAAATGAGACCCAGAAAATATGGCTGAGCGGATATCTTTCCGTACCAGGAAGCTCTGAAGCTGCGGCAGCTACTGAGACGGTTGCTCAAGGTGTT
The sequence above is drawn from the Pseudalkalibacillus hwajinpoensis genome and encodes:
- the cpaB gene encoding Flp pilus assembly protein CpaB, yielding MKTKRIWMWSIVFGAFATVIVYVALFTNLTTDAETEVKKVEEPEVAAETTISKREIPNSMVEVSEGHRAISLNVELASGVSGYVQPNDFVDVIAYETKIDEEKKEFKSAVLILQSVKVLTSGKAPDSMEEALHYETVTLEVTPEQGVSLSLAAKDKDGFYLMLRNGKDDGTVKEGLKETRQVYKENE
- a CDS encoding AAA family ATPase, with amino-acid sequence MDLNWYFYSDTNARADELEALLMKKSHTLKSFHLLEDLFHQLERMPHTILFLKANTAYNVYDLCQEISVKFPSTYLVIIVPENMENTKKAMRVGASNMLTYSSDSEEINEVIIQAQSFVKQRANQKGSAHPHLQKKNSRVMAVCSSKGGVGKTTLSVNLANAFVKDGKSVVILDANFQFGDVSMYVDLKPKRSVYEWVKEGVERERYGIENYLTHHSSGVAILATPPRPEFFEIITEDHLELAVSELRKSYDVILIDTPTYISEIHLKSLMLCDDILLVTTGDLPVLRNTKLYLDMLESLQLNEKVKIILNRDSKHRVIEVKRMESILQEPVYVSLPDQGVHIATTINEGLPLVMKNGRNAFSKGMFILAHQLIPVSSEVEKKPKRFALSR
- a CDS encoding CpaF family protein — its product is MSLFKRYAEEESSIVEERKEVPIVNTVEYKQVETKLQTFLLDELKKHQFQAEEESKKIREWGKLFLDNEAERLTFEEKKRILESVEHELLGYGPITPLLEDDTVSEVMVNGADAIYYEQYGKLKKSFLTFRDDDHLSRVIERIVSPIGRRIDESSPMVDARLPDGSRVNAVIPPLSLTGPSLTIRKFSATPLQMNDLINYQTLSEDMAEFLEICVQSRLNVFISGGTGSGKTSTLNVLSSFIPNDERIVTIEDAAELNLSQEHIVSLESRPPNIEGKGEISIRELVRNALRMRPDRIVVGEVRGAEALDMLQAMNTGHDGSLSTGHANSPRDMLSRLETMVLMAGFDLPLRAIREQIANALDLIVQQARMKDGSRKITRITEVIGMEENIIVLQDLFVYKETGRNSDGNVEGHFETTGVRPNVSELLEQNGYKISSSWFKEVW
- a CDS encoding type II secretion system F family protein — translated: MNDWVLLLLIFVSVTLLFYLISKGVMRKKKTSERIKRFIPQAIAVTEVKEKQKNETFRKWIGSFAKAFSGIQFSQKTKKSLEQSGSSLKAEEFFVIRILSAMAVAGLLYVLGVPWFVSILSLLIGFIIPGIYITIKARKRIKLLSYQLVEALGTMSNSMRAGFSFVQTMQLIGKEMPDPIGPEFDRTVREIGMGIPMETVFQSLLERLPNKELEVVIQAILAQRKSGGNLAQLMDTMEDTIRGRIRILEELKTLTAQGKLSSWIITALPLVMGIYLYFVSPEYIEPMLTYPLGWFLLATGAISLLIGWFLIQKIVRIEV
- a CDS encoding type II secretion system F family protein — its product is MIAILFMLCTMVCFVLFIAALLKTVYRKELALESRVEHYFGKEEKIQRKTEKRESGSFHPLLRKYWGMGIEQVSKTFARKDRKKLDMLLHEAGYGNRSAVEFRLIQLLLSIGGGFLTYLLMAPVTDGNASMTLVLALGVVFLFYRYPLFYLAKKKTQRVKIIDMEMSDFFDMVSLLLEAGVGLEGAIQNVCARKSGPLADEFTQALDEMKRGKSRREAFYNLKKRVPSDYFQSVMMSIIQADHLGIGMSKVIKNITARIREQRRERAREQAMKAPVKMLIPMVLFIFPPLFIIILGPMVVKIVVEGFG
- a CDS encoding MBL fold metallo-hydrolase, with the protein product MQQIKQIGNRFYYQTPVSETDRPILGMVIGDRKSLMIDAGNSEDHARYFLEELSEKGIKEPDIVALTHWHWDHIFGLSALKDAVSLSSHQTKEEISKLIPLGWSDDELDERVKEGTEIEFCANAIKKEFVNSRDITITLPDITFGEKIEIDLGGVTCILQPVGGDHAADSVVVYVKEEKILFLGDCFYPDIFSEKVNYTVNTTNRLLDQLESFDAEWFILSHGEAISKEDFKNEVNLLRAVASITEECNGDVTRMQKLYEHNVGRDSREEELVVIQEFANGYAM
- a CDS encoding ABC transporter ATP-binding protein; protein product: MAIIHVENAYYTREKQMILSDISFSVEKDQHQAIIGLNGSGKTTLLQLIHGSIWPLLRYDPIVEVLGQRLGKTDLNELRKSIGWVSNAFTERISPMQEVTDVVISGKFASAGLYEQVTEQVESQAMKMMQEWGIAHLRGKPFRICSQGEKQKILIARALMSSPKLLILDEPCNGLDLYSREQLLAQVERLGKEEDGPTILYITHHIEEICPVFTHAMIMENGRIAVNGKKKDVLTAEHLSKSMGVPLEVTWNRERPWVQVISNEMNPAYPST